The DNA window CGCGGCGTTGGGCCACCAGCCGCTCCCACGGGTCGGTCGGGTGGTCACCGACGACCTCGACCGACTCCCAGTCGACGTCATAGCCCGGTTCGTCCCAGCCGGGCGAGAGCTGTCGTCCATCGATGATTTCGACCGGCTCGGCGATCTCCTCATTGCGAAGCGGCGCGTCGACCCACGGCCCAGCGGTCGTTTCCCAGCTGTCATCGGTCACCACGGTCGTCGATCGTCCGTCCTCGAAGTCGATGCGAAGCTGAAGGAGCAGCCCCGGCTCGCTTGCGGGCCGGCCCTGTCCCGCGCCGTGATAGGCGTGTACGATTCCCAAAACGTTTTCACCGGAACCGAGATGCTCCGTCACGTCGAGGGCTTTGTAGTATTGAAAATCGGGATATGCGAACGCCTGTCCCCGGTCGACCGAGTCGCCGTTGATCGACAGCACATACTGGTGACTGGCAGAGACGTACACCCGGGCACGCTCAACCACACCAGTTACCGCGACCGACCGCCTGAAACAGGAAAACGGGCTGCTCTGGTCAGTTCCAGCCCGTCGTATCCATGACGCCTCCCAGTCCTCCGCAGAGAGTCCCATCTCCCACGTTGCTGGCTGGCTCCACTCGCTGGGTCGATCGGCTTCATCCCACACCCGGACGATCCAGTAGTACCGGCAGCCAGCGGCAAGCGGTGGACCGTCGTACTCGATGGCGGGGCGCTCCGAGCGTCGTTTGCCCGAATCCCAGACGTCTGCTGCTCTGGGGGTGAGCCGGTCGGGAGCGGACGCGACGAGGACGCGAACAGCCGACTGGCGAGCATCCCGCCGATCGGTTGCCACACGCCACCGGAGAGTCGGGGTCGGTTCGTCGATGCCGATCGGATCCTGTGCGTACTCCGTTCTGAGGTCGATCGGCCGGTCTCGATCGCTCATCGGTGTCTCGTTGGATGGGGGGCGATAAAACCGTTCTCCGTTGGTGCGAATCGATGACCACACTACGACAACGCTTATTGTTCCCGCAGCGAACACGAAGCCATGTCGATCGGTGTGTGTTACTATCCGGAACATTGGTCCCGGGAGCGATGGGAGACGGACGTTCAGGAGATGGCCGATGCGGGGTTCGAATACGTCCGGCTGGCCGAGTTTTCGTGGGGACGACTCGAACCCGAGCGCAACGCGTTCGATTTCGAGTGGCTGGACGAGATCGTTGCACTCGTCGGCGACCACGGGATGAACGTCGTCCTCTGTACGCCGACTGCAGGACCGCCTCGGTGGCTCCTCGAAGAGCATCCCGAAATTCGACAGTCAGACCGCGACGGAACGGTCAGAGAGGTCGGAAGCCGTCGAGAGTACTGCGTCAACTCTCCGAGATACCGCTCGGAAACCGAGCGCGTCGTCCGCGAAATGGCGAGTCGATACGCCGACGTTCCCCACGTCGTGGGCTGGCAGACCGACAACGAATACGGCTGTCATGATACCGCTCGCTGTTACTGTGGGGACTGCACCGCGGCGTTCCGTGACTGGCTAGCAGAGCGCTACGGCGACGCCGAAGGGCTCAACGACGCGTGGGGAACGACGTTCTGGAGCCAACAGTACGACAGCATCGAGCAAGCGTCGGTGCCCGCTCCGACGCCGGCACAGGACCACCCATCGATGGTGCTCGACTACCGCCGGTTTTGTTCGGACAGCATCGTCGCGTACAACCGACTACAAGCGGAACTGCTCCGTGAGTACGACGACTGGTTCGTCACGCACAATTTCATGGATCGGTTTCCGGCGATCGATCTGTACGACATCGCCGATGATCTCGATCTGCTCTCGTGGGACTCCTACCCCACCGGACACGTCCAGGCGACCGAGGGGCAAACCCCGCCGGATCAGCTCAAGGCCGGCGATCCGGATCTGATCTCGTTCAACCACGATCTGCACCGGGGCGTTCTGGGACGACCGTTCTGGGTGATGGAACAACAGCCGGGAGACATCAACTGGCCACCACACTCCGCCCAACCCGCGGAGGGCGCGATGCGGCTGTGGGCACACCATGCCGTCGCTCACGGTGCCGACACCGTCGTCTACTTCCGGTGGCGGCGGTGTCTCGAAGGCCAAGAGCAGTACCACGCCGGACTCCGACGGCGCGATGGGTCGCCCGACCGCGGATATCACGATGCCGCCCGGGCTGCCGAGGAGCTGTTCGATGTCGGGAACGTCGACGCGCCAGTCGCGCTGTTACACGATTATGAGAACGTGTGGGCGCTCTCCGAGCAGCCCCACGCGCCTGACTTCGACTACTGGGCGCT is part of the Halocatena salina genome and encodes:
- a CDS encoding beta-galactosidase, whose protein sequence is MSIGVCYYPEHWSRERWETDVQEMADAGFEYVRLAEFSWGRLEPERNAFDFEWLDEIVALVGDHGMNVVLCTPTAGPPRWLLEEHPEIRQSDRDGTVREVGSRREYCVNSPRYRSETERVVREMASRYADVPHVVGWQTDNEYGCHDTARCYCGDCTAAFRDWLAERYGDAEGLNDAWGTTFWSQQYDSIEQASVPAPTPAQDHPSMVLDYRRFCSDSIVAYNRLQAELLREYDDWFVTHNFMDRFPAIDLYDIADDLDLLSWDSYPTGHVQATEGQTPPDQLKAGDPDLISFNHDLHRGVLGRPFWVMEQQPGDINWPPHSAQPAEGAMRLWAHHAVAHGADTVVYFRWRRCLEGQEQYHAGLRRRDGSPDRGYHDAARAAEELFDVGNVDAPVALLHDYENVWALSEQPHAPDFDYWALVQSFYRALRARGVQVDVVHPTAELSGYGAVVAPTLHIATEDLADHLTEYVAGGGELLLGPRTGVKDEGNNLRPVAPPGPLTALVGATVERYETVPDQFERTVVDDDGTEHAVRTWAERIETDTADPVVEYAGSEREGSTASVRNAVGDGHVVYCGVWPGQDLADELVASLLTRSGIDHTTRMPDGVRAAVRDGHTWVLNFTSDHVDIETDSEWAVGNATLEPFDLAVADRDLIGGLAVSKQT